From Candidatus Sulfotelmatobacter sp.:
CCTTCGGGCTCTCGCATCCGACCGGCTATCCGCTCTACACGCTGATCGGCCACGCGTTCGTCGCTCTCGTCCACGCGGCCGGCGCCTCGTGGGATCGAGCCGCCAATCTGTGGAGCGCGCTGGGTGGTGCGGCGGCGCTTGGCCTCGTGCACGCGCTGGCGGCGCGGCTGCTGCGGTTCGCGGGCGTCGAGGCCCGCGCCGCGCGTTGGGTCGCGCTGCTGCCGGTCACGGCCCTGGCCTTCAATCCGGCGTGGACGCTGGATGCGACGCTCGCCGAGGTCAACAGCTGGCACCTGGCCTGGGTGGCGCTGGCGGCGCTGGCAGGGATTCAGCTGCTCGAGGCTGCCCGCCCGCTCTCGGCGCGCGACGGAGGGATCTGGGGGTTGGTGTGCGGGCTGGGCCTCGCGCATCACCGGACTTCCGTTTTCGTGATCGCGCCGTTCACGCTGGCCGTGTGCGCGAAATGGTGGGGTTCGCGGCCCCGGCGCTGGAACGTGATCGCGATCGGGGTGCTCGCCGCTGCGCTTCCGTTGCTGTCCTACGGCTACGTCTTCTACCGCGCGGCGCATCCCGCGCGGGTTCAGTGGGGTGGCATGGGCGCGGGAGTGGCGGGCGCGCTGCGCCACATCATGGGCGGCGAGTACCTGCTCTACCTCGGACGATTTGCGCCCGATCCCGTGCAGCGCAGGCTGATCGCGACTCACGTCTACCCGTGGCTCCTCCCCGGTGTGGCGCTGATGGCCATCTGGGCGTGGCGCGCGCGCGCACCCGGAGCGCCGGCGCGGCTCGCGCTGTTCGCGTGCGCGGCGCTGTCGGTGACCTACTCATTCGTCTACGGCGTGCCCGATCCGTCGAGCTATTTCCTGCCAGCGATGATGCTGAGTCTGGCGGAGGCGCCGGCGGCCGTGGCTTCGCTACCGGTCGCAAGGCGTGGCGCACGGGCGATCGTCGCGGTGAGCGGGATCTTGATCGTGTTTGCGCT
This genomic window contains:
- a CDS encoding DUF2723 domain-containing protein, which translates into the protein MAFAAYALVVPGVSSDKDGSEFTLVLATFGLSHPTGYPLYTLIGHAFVALVHAAGASWDRAANLWSALGGAAALGLVHALAARLLRFAGVEARAARWVALLPVTALAFNPAWTLDATLAEVNSWHLAWVALAALAGIQLLEAARPLSARDGGIWGLVCGLGLAHHRTSVFVIAPFTLAVCAKWWGSRPRRWNVIAIGVLAAALPLLSYGYVFYRAAHPARVQWGGMGAGVAGALRHIMGGEYLLYLGRFAPDPVQRRLIATHVYPWLLPGVALMAIWAWRARAPGAPARLALFACAALSVTYSFVYGVPDPSSYFLPAMMLSLAEAPAAVASLPVARRGARAIVAVSGILIVFALALGARYSVARRAAYVQYDATLHSLWRSIPADSGFVLWPDDMIAHLAEYQLLAGEKP